From a single Nicotiana tomentosiformis chromosome 2, ASM39032v3, whole genome shotgun sequence genomic region:
- the LOC138904756 gene encoding putative disease resistance protein RGA3, protein MRLEDIGREDLDIQKKLYTMHEFIHNMAQLVSSNICHQMENQSSYRLLESIRHLFVCWGNMQSVELKRFSCKKLKTFLWPCASGVVIGQQLFSLFEKFTIIRVLDLKNGGITQLPETIVCLKYLRGNHFTSLPETIAMLSCLQTLVLKDCPLLVKFPENFKNLTSLRHLEFAVKGQLSRMPLELGNLVNFQTLYTFIVQVGEGYGIEELKNMKNHGGSLCITKLKNVENKVVAEKAFLKNLSWNGEMLAIGICNVSS, encoded by the exons ATGAGGTTAGAGGACATTGGGAGAGAAGATCTTGATATTCAAAAGAAATTGTATACGATGCATGAATTTATTCACAACATGGCACAACTTGTTTCATCTAATATATGTCATCAGATGGAAAATCAAAGCTCTTATCGCTTACTGGAAAGTATTCGTCACTTGTTCGTGTGTTGGGGAAATATGCAGTCAGTAGAACTAAAGAGGTTTTCATGTAAGAAATTGAAAACCTTTCTTTGGCCATGTGCAAGTGGTGTGGTTATTGGTCAGCAACTCTTTTCTTTGTTTGAGAAATTTACAATTATAAGAGTGTTGGACCTGAAAAACGGAGGCATTACTCAATTACCAGAGACAATTGTCTGCTTAAAGTATTTGCG GGGCAATCACTTCACTAGTTTACCAGAAACAATAGCTATGCTTTCTTGCTTACAAACATTAGTGCTAAAAGATTGCCCATTGCTTGTTAAATTTCCAGAGAACTTCAAGAATTTGACCAGTCTTCGACATCTTGAATTTGCTGTAAAAGGCCAACTTAGTAGAATGCCATTAGAACTCGGGAATTTGGTCAATTTTCAAACACTTTATACGTTTATTGTTCAAGTAGGTGAAGGATATGGCATTGAGGAGCTGAAGAACATGAAAAATCATGGAGGATCACTTTGCATCACAAAACTTAAAAATGTAGAGAATAAAGTGGTAGCTGAGAAGGCATTCTTGAAAAACTTGAGTTGGAATGGGGAAATGTTAGCAATAGGAATATGCAACGTGAGCTCTTAA
- the LOC104087483 gene encoding uncharacterized protein: protein MAALSSKPNHVRSISLPGRSHPITQRVEEEINKLKSLSVAPTADTVYSGLFGLEKLYKCIDDLFNLPQTLCQSLDAKLIEDLLDKSVRLLDVCGTTRELVSQYKENVRDLQSSLRRRKGDSTTDDNVTRFNSFSKKIKRDAKRLVLTLKQMDQETAISVLLDADEDTIDAIRALREANAVCISTFQMLLSFLCVPLLKPKQSKWSLLSRLVQKDRIAPELQEGNASLETRLGTFGAYLDSFEKALEATFRCLIRSRSSLLNVLSC, encoded by the coding sequence ATGGCCGCTCTATCTTCAAAACCCAATCATGTTCGATCAATCAGTTTGCCTGGGAGATCACACCCTATCACCCAAAGAGTTGAAGAGGAGATAAACAAGCTCAAATCATTATCAGTTGCACCAACAGCAGACACTGTGTACAGTGGTCTATTCGGATTGGAAAAATTATACAAGTGCATAGATGATCTTTTCAACTTGCCACAAACCCTTTGCCAAAGTCTAGATGCTAAATTGATTGAAGATTTATTGGACAAATCCGTGAGGCTTCTTGATGTTTGTGGCACTACAAGGGAACTTGTCTCGCAATATAAAGAAAATGTAAGAGATCTTCAATCCTCCCTCAGGAGGAGAAAAGGAGATTCAACCACAGACGACAACGTTACCAGATTTAACTCTTTCAGCAAGAAGATCAAGAGGGATGCCAAAAGATTAGTCTTGACTTTGAAACAAATGGATCAAGAGACTGCAATATCAGTCTTGCTAGATGCAGATGAAGATACAATAGATGCGATTAGAGCATTAAGAGAAGCTAATGCAGTATGCATTTCAACTTTCCAAATGCTCTTGTCCTTCCTGTGTGTGCCACTTTTGAAGCCTAAGCAATCAAAATGGTCATTGCTTTCAAGATTGGTACAAAAAGACAGAATAGCACCTGAACTCCAAGAAGGAAACGCGAGCTTAGAAACCAGGCTGGGAACCTTCGGGGCGTACCTTGACAGCTTTGAAAAGGCACTGGAAGCTACATTTAGGTGCTTGATTAGATCTAGAAGCTCTCTCCTCAATGTTCTTTCTTGTTAA
- the LOC108943661 gene encoding uncharacterized protein, which translates to MEPALFCKCWIGLADLLAILMLVLVNFLDSRDSTIFPIKYVVSSCTLHNNKYLIAKYAKDSSKQGATQLIYLGEKYFAAEEILFMVLTEMKEIQCQATEIAGATVGFNVVQVITKPIAAATAYGLDKNVSKGAIKKSAKIVNKMSDLGFPATCFACSQLLSLYNQFNKIQSANIFLLVDKENIKPNAFTSLKMIDSKDHSYDIAEMAHIIETIQVERIKLHIHIPGVMAKHYTFGGLVEKVTPLGVQESLLIAVIKASLKLVILVLRCGNSVCISFVEAVLKILLSALHVDSMDSGSLYCILTHNLVAFSDVIQKYNYVEEATNELTIDGLSKIYFVLVHDGGFTAWNHCTVSGGWI; encoded by the coding sequence ATGGAGCCTGCACTATTTTGCAAATGTTGGATTGGGTTGGCAGATTTACTTGCAATTTTGATGCTCGTGCTAGTTAACTTTTTAGACTCGAGAGATTCAACCATATTTCCAATAAAATATGTTGTTAGCTCTTGCACATTACATAATAACAAATATTTGATAGCTAAATATGCCAAAGACTCAAGCAAACAAGGGGCTACTCAGTTGATCTATCTTGGAGAGAAGTATTTTGCTGCTGAAGAAATCTTATTTATGGTGCTTACAGAGATGAAGGAAATTCAGTGTCAGGCTACCGAGATTGCTGGTGCTACTGTTGGTTTCAATGTCGTGCAAGTTATCACTAAGCCTATAGCCGCTGCTACTGCTTATGGTTTGGACAAAAATGTTTCTAAAGGTGCCATAAAAAAATCTGCGAAGATCGTTAACAAAATGAGTGACCTTGGATTTCCAGCTACATGTTTTGCTTGCAGTCAGTTGCTCTCTCTATATAACCAGTTTAATAAAATACAGTCTGCAAATATTTTTCTGCTAGTGGATAAAGAAAACATAAAGCCAAATGCCTTCACTTCCCTTAAAATGATAGATTCCAAGGATCACTCTTATGACATTGCCGAAATGGCGCATATTATTGAGACCATACAGGTTGAAAGGATAAAGCTTCATATTCATATACCAGGCGTCATGGCAAAGCATTATACCTTTGGTGGTCTCGTAGAAAAGGTGACACCACTTGGTGTGCAAGAGAGTCTCCTTATAGCAGTCATCAAAGCTTCTTTAAAACTAGTTATACTAGTGTTGAGGTGTGGAAATTCAGTGTGTATATCCTTTGTTGAGGCAGTTCTGAAGATACTTTTATCCGCCTTACATGTTGACTCTATGGATAGTGGAAGTCTGTACTGCATTCTCACTCACAATTTGGTTGCATTCAGTGATGTTATCCAAAAATATAATTACGTAGAAGAGGCAACCAACGAATTAACAATTGATGGTTtatcaaaaatatattttgtcCTTGTCCATGATGGTGGATTTACCGCCTGGAACCATTGCACTGTTAGCGGAGGCTGGATTTAA
- the LOC104087482 gene encoding uncharacterized protein, whose protein sequence is PNNIISNGPIHNTTIQRVEEELNKLKSLEVFVAPTTVSNGLKGLEKLYKCIDDLLNLPQTLHALSQSLHAKWVEDLLDKSMRLLDLCGTTRELVSQCKENVRDLQSSLRRRKGDSTTDDNVTRFYSFSKKIKRNAKRLVLTLKQMDQDTTVSVLLDADQDTIAVIRALKEANAECISTFQMLLSFLCVPLLKPKESKWSLLSRLVNKERIASLVLAEKMSLETRLESFETYLVSFEDGLEVTFICLIRSRSSILNVFSC, encoded by the coding sequence CCCAATAACATAATCAGTAATGGGCCTATTCATAACACTACCATCCAGAGAGTTGAAGAGGAGCTAAACAAGCTCAAATCATTGGAAGTATTTGTTGCACCAACAACAGTGAGCAATGGTCTAAAAGGTTTGGAGAAATTGTACAAGTGCATAGATGATCTTCTCAACTTGCCTCAAACCCTTCATGCCCTCTCCCAAAGTCTACATGCAAAATGGGTTGAAGATCTATTGGATAAATCAATGAGGCTTCTTGATCTGTGTGGCACTACAAGGGAACTTGTATCACAATGCAAAGAAAATGTAAGAGATCTCCAATCCTCCCTCAGGAGGAGAAAAGGAGATTCAACCACAGATGACAACGTTACCAGATTTTACTCTTTCAGCAAGAAGATCAAGAGGAATGCCAAAAGATTAGTATTGACCTTGAAACAAATGGATCAAGACACTACAGTATCTGTTTTGCTAGATGCAGATCAAGATACAATAGCTGTGATTAGAGCACTAAAAGAAGCTAATGCAGAATGCATTTCAACTTTCCAAATGCTCTTGTCCTTCTTGTGCGTACCGCTTTTGAAGCCTAAGGAATCTAAATGGTCACTGCTTTCAAGATTGGTAAACAAAGAAAGAATAGCATCACTAGTCTTAGCAGAAAAGATGAGCTTAGAAACCAGGCTCGAAAGCTTTGAGACTTATCTTGTCAGCTTCGAAGATGGATTGGAAGTAACATTtat